A portion of the Scleropages formosus chromosome 15, fSclFor1.1, whole genome shotgun sequence genome contains these proteins:
- the clic5a gene encoding chloride intracellular channel protein 5a — protein sequence MDSCSNNGDDKDPDVELFVKAGSDGESIGNCPFSQRLFMILWLKGVVFNITTIDMKRKPPDLNNLAPGTHPPFLTFNGEVKTDVNKIEEFLEEVLAPPKYPKLAAKQKESNTAGNDIFAKFSAYIKNTKPEANAGLEKSLTRALRRLDSYLNAPLPGEVQEGNTEDRSSRRKFLDGDELTLADCNLLPKLHIVKVVAKKYRKYEIPEEMTGVWRYLRNAYEQEEFVNTCAADQEIELAYMDVAKRLAK from the exons GCTGGGAGTGACGGGGAGAGTATTGGAAACTGTCCTTTCTCACAGCGTCTCTTCATGATCCTCTGGCTGAAAGGCGTCGTTTTCAACATCACCACTATCGACATGAAGAG GAAGCCACCTGACCTGAATAATCTAGCTCCTGGGACACATCCACCTTTCCTCACATTCAATGGGGAAGTCAAGACAGACGTCAATAAGATTGAAGAGTTCCTGGAGGAAGTTTTGGCGCCTCccaa GTACCCAAAACTTGCTGCAAAGCAGAAGGAATCGAATACTGCCGGGAATGACATTTTTGCTAAATTCTCAGCATACATCAAGAACACAAAGCCAGAGGCCAATGCAG gtctggagaaaagtctgaCCCGGGCCTTGAGAAGGCTGGATAGCTACCTGAACGCCCCTCTTCCAGGTGAGGTCCAGGAAGGCAACACAGAAGACAGGAGCTCCAGGCGCAAGTTCCTGGATGGAGATGAGCTGACGCTGGCTGACTGCAACCTCCTGCCAAAGTTACACATTGTCAAG gTGGTTGCAAAGAAGTACCGTAAGTACGAAATTCCAGAAGAGATGACTGGGGTGTGGCGCTACCTGCGAAATGCCTATGAACAAGAAGAGTTTGTGAACACATGTGCTGCAGACCAGGAGATTGAGCTGGCCTACATGGACGTGGCGAAGCGGCTGGCAAAGTGA